One stretch of Paenibacillus sp. FSL R5-0341 DNA includes these proteins:
- a CDS encoding phosphatidylglycerophosphatase A — translation MEHPEQEKIPYSLNSRKVAEATREWLHKRGVTIPEIAELVMLLQKKYYPGLTIEECIENVEMVLRKREVQNAVLTGIQLDILAEQGQLISPLQEMIENDEGLYGVDEILAFSIVNVYGSIGFTNYGYVDKLKPGVLERLNDKSLGPVHTFFDDIVGAIASAASSRIAHRKQSELEEALGEKPVSDDTV, via the coding sequence ATGGAACATCCTGAGCAAGAGAAAATCCCTTATAGCCTGAATAGCCGCAAAGTCGCGGAGGCAACAAGGGAATGGCTGCATAAGCGGGGCGTCACGATCCCTGAGATCGCAGAACTGGTCATGTTATTGCAGAAAAAATATTATCCAGGTCTTACGATAGAAGAATGTATCGAAAATGTGGAGATGGTTCTCCGTAAACGCGAGGTACAGAACGCTGTCCTGACCGGTATTCAGCTTGATATCCTTGCAGAACAGGGTCAGCTCATATCTCCTTTGCAGGAGATGATTGAGAACGATGAAGGCCTATATGGCGTGGATGAGATTTTGGCATTCTCCATCGTCAATGTATATGGCAGCATTGGATTTACGAATTACGGTTATGTGGACAAGCTGAAGCCAGGAGTGCTCGAACGACTAAACGACAAGAGCTTGGGCCCTGTCCACACGTTCTTCGATGATATTGTCGGTGCGATTGCATCGGCAGCGAGCAGCCGGATCGCCCATCGCAAACAATCCGAGCTTGAAGAAGCGCTGGGAGAAAAACCTGTCAGCGATGACACGGTATAA
- a CDS encoding ferric reductase-like transmembrane domain-containing protein, which produces MAQWIVDYLPTWNIIRISGIAAYVLLFAGVFLGIAQGMPMAKGKPKAAMFKWHTRTTWLAFGLGLVHALTLYIDHYSPFTWGELLIPFTASVHPIGSGLGTLAFYGLVIVLLSSDLRNKLGRKWWFMFHMLSYPVFISLLVHGMVTGTDSSNIIMRMMYVFTGLSILGITVLRGMLRERKGPEITIGPKWTPSEPAAEQKRIEGFGLVGTVRPKHLK; this is translated from the coding sequence ATGGCACAATGGATTGTAGATTACCTGCCGACGTGGAATATCATTCGAATTAGTGGGATTGCTGCTTATGTGCTGCTCTTTGCCGGAGTATTTCTGGGTATTGCGCAAGGGATGCCTATGGCCAAAGGTAAACCGAAAGCAGCCATGTTCAAATGGCATACACGAACGACCTGGCTCGCCTTCGGACTTGGACTCGTGCATGCGTTAACGTTATATATTGATCACTACAGCCCGTTTACCTGGGGAGAACTTCTGATTCCTTTTACCGCCTCTGTGCATCCGATCGGCAGTGGTCTGGGAACGTTAGCCTTCTACGGATTAGTGATCGTCCTGTTATCCAGTGATCTGCGGAACAAGCTGGGCCGTAAATGGTGGTTCATGTTCCACATGCTGTCCTATCCGGTGTTCATTAGTCTGTTGGTTCACGGCATGGTTACCGGGACGGATTCTAGCAATATCATCATGCGGATGATGTATGTATTTACGGGACTCAGCATCCTCGGTATCACGGTGCTGCGTGGCATGTTGCGAGAGCGAAAAGGCCCGGAAATCACGATTGGACCGAAATGGACACCATCTGAGCCAGCTGCTGAGCAGAAGCGGATTGAAGGTTTTGGTTTGGTCGGAACGGTACGACCTAAGCATCTGAAATAA
- a CDS encoding DUF72 domain-containing protein, which produces MIHIGLTGWGDQEDLYPNRTKAKDKLSLYGQYFSTVEVDSSFYAVQPRDRMARWAAETPESFAFIIKAYQGMTGHLRGKPYFTSTSEMYKAFRESLEPVIEAGKMQAALFQYPPWFECNKDNVKELREVKLRMEGIPCVLEFRHRSWYEDGMRERTLAFLKEQGWIHSVCDEPQAGPGSIPIVPQATDPEMTLVRMHGRNVSGWHQNGAPNWRETRYLYRYNKEELLEWKEYLEQLQEQSKDVYVIFNNNSGGDAAANAQMMMDLLDQPVKPFPDRTEPEQEEGPEQLELF; this is translated from the coding sequence ATGATTCACATCGGACTTACCGGATGGGGGGATCAGGAAGATCTCTATCCGAACCGTACCAAAGCCAAAGACAAGCTTAGTCTATACGGACAATACTTCTCCACCGTGGAGGTGGATAGTTCCTTCTACGCTGTTCAGCCGCGGGATCGAATGGCACGATGGGCTGCCGAGACGCCCGAATCCTTTGCTTTTATCATCAAAGCCTACCAGGGAATGACAGGACATCTGCGAGGCAAGCCCTACTTCACGAGCACGTCGGAGATGTATAAGGCTTTTCGGGAATCACTGGAGCCTGTGATTGAAGCTGGCAAAATGCAGGCGGCCTTGTTTCAATATCCGCCATGGTTTGAATGTAATAAAGACAACGTGAAAGAGCTTCGTGAAGTGAAACTTCGAATGGAGGGTATTCCGTGCGTCCTCGAATTCCGTCATCGCAGCTGGTATGAAGATGGCATGCGAGAGCGGACGCTTGCGTTCCTGAAAGAACAAGGCTGGATTCACAGCGTCTGTGACGAGCCTCAGGCGGGTCCAGGTTCCATTCCCATCGTGCCACAGGCCACAGATCCGGAGATGACGCTGGTACGCATGCACGGACGCAATGTGTCCGGGTGGCATCAGAATGGTGCGCCCAATTGGCGCGAGACCCGTTATTTATACCGTTACAACAAGGAAGAATTATTGGAGTGGAAAGAATATCTGGAGCAATTGCAGGAGCAGAGCAAGGATGTCTATGTTATTTTCAACAACAACTCCGGTGGCGATGCAGCGGCAAATGCCCAGATGATGATGGACCTGCTGGACCAGCCGGTGAAGCCTTTTCCTGACCGTACTGAACCAGAGCAGGAAGAAGGACCGGAGCAGCTGGAATTATTTTGA
- a CDS encoding FAD:protein FMN transferase yields the protein MSRTEQVTRPLRFQFRAMNTDVEVQLSAGREEAEHAATLVKNWFETQEQRFSRFVADSELNRLNGSTGWMPISAAMDEVLSLAYGYIGLTEGIFQPGISQALQASGYDLSFEKVQQRQSQRPLLERILRTKTPDGSGLIEDRYDHSRPSWIQREGSRMVHLDPGAELDLGGIVKGWAVERIADWLQRTLHIPAGLINAGGDIQVWGTPDHPQWTLQVADPLQDQGNVSGAVRVQRGAVATSGISRRQWQNADGSLAHHLIDPRTMEPADTDVLQCTVLGQHASQCEIIAKTVCILGSAEAVGWLNRHYDRHDVLWMTRDGSTYFRGNTDTLAEHWPGFDPDHRFSLI from the coding sequence ATGAGCCGCACGGAGCAAGTCACTCGTCCGCTCCGGTTTCAATTCCGTGCGATGAACACGGATGTTGAAGTGCAACTGTCCGCTGGACGGGAAGAAGCTGAACATGCAGCAACCTTGGTGAAGAATTGGTTTGAGACCCAGGAGCAGCGCTTCAGCCGATTTGTGGCAGACAGTGAACTGAATCGTCTGAATGGTTCGACCGGATGGATGCCGATCTCTGCTGCAATGGATGAGGTTTTGAGTCTGGCTTACGGATATATTGGGCTGACCGAAGGGATTTTTCAACCGGGCATCTCGCAGGCTCTTCAGGCTTCGGGATACGATCTAAGCTTTGAGAAGGTGCAACAACGACAATCGCAACGTCCATTGCTTGAACGCATATTGCGAACGAAAACACCTGATGGTTCAGGATTGATAGAAGATCGATATGACCACAGCCGTCCGAGTTGGATTCAGCGGGAAGGCAGCCGGATGGTTCATCTGGACCCCGGAGCTGAGCTGGACCTGGGAGGAATCGTTAAGGGCTGGGCAGTGGAGCGCATCGCAGACTGGTTACAGCGAACATTGCATATTCCGGCCGGGTTGATTAACGCGGGTGGAGATATTCAAGTATGGGGTACACCAGACCACCCACAGTGGACCTTGCAAGTAGCTGATCCTTTGCAGGATCAGGGGAATGTGTCAGGTGCGGTCCGTGTACAGCGAGGAGCTGTTGCCACTTCAGGTATTTCCCGCAGACAATGGCAGAATGCAGATGGTAGCCTTGCACATCACCTCATTGACCCCCGTACGATGGAACCGGCGGATACGGATGTGCTACAGTGTACCGTTCTCGGACAGCATGCGTCACAATGCGAGATTATTGCCAAGACGGTCTGCATTCTGGGAAGTGCCGAAGCGGTGGGCTGGTTAAATCGACATTATGATCGGCATGACGTCCTGTGGATGACACGGGATGGGAGTACTTACTTTAGAGGGAATACGGATACGCTCGCTGAGCACTGGCCCGGTTTTGATCCGGATCATCGCTTCAGTCTAATATAG
- a CDS encoding class I SAM-dependent methyltransferase — protein sequence MTEWYEKSFGEDYLLVYKHRDVQGAYQEVHKMINWLKLKPDSEVLDLCCGMGRHSLALADAGLRVTGVDLSDVLLREARLMDDEHRVSWCHADMRELPLKGGFDAVVNLFTSFGYFLEDGEQLKVLRAIHRMLRPGGSYIIDFMNTAYVTRHLVPHSVREDEGQRIEEFRKIEDGFVQKEIRITDTTSGDEPRVYQERVKLYTRDQLSQMLSEAGLRVDQVHGGYDEEKYDEQASPRMIFVGHRPVE from the coding sequence ATGACGGAATGGTATGAAAAGAGTTTTGGAGAAGATTATCTTCTCGTATACAAGCACCGGGATGTGCAGGGTGCCTATCAGGAAGTACATAAAATGATCAATTGGTTGAAGCTTAAGCCCGATTCTGAAGTATTGGATCTATGCTGTGGTATGGGACGGCACTCATTGGCACTTGCTGATGCAGGGTTACGAGTGACCGGAGTCGATCTGTCCGATGTGCTTTTGCGTGAAGCCCGCCTAATGGATGACGAACACCGAGTATCTTGGTGTCATGCGGACATGCGTGAACTGCCGCTGAAAGGTGGCTTCGACGCCGTAGTCAATCTGTTCACATCGTTTGGTTATTTCCTGGAGGACGGAGAACAATTGAAAGTATTACGTGCCATTCATCGCATGCTTCGCCCGGGTGGCAGCTATATTATTGATTTTATGAACACGGCATATGTGACGCGTCATCTGGTGCCGCACTCGGTTCGAGAGGATGAAGGGCAGCGAATTGAGGAGTTCCGCAAGATTGAGGATGGATTTGTGCAAAAGGAAATTCGCATTACGGATACTACATCCGGAGATGAACCGCGGGTATATCAGGAGCGTGTGAAGTTGTACACACGGGATCAACTGAGTCAGATGTTAAGTGAAGCCGGACTGCGGGTAGACCAGGTCCATGGCGGTTATGATGAAGAGAAATATGACGAGCAGGCTTCTCCACGCATGATTTTTGTAGGTCATCGTCCTGTGGAGTGA
- a CDS encoding polysaccharide deacetylase family protein encodes MGHRIQFDRYPGGVMKALTLSYDDGVVHDRRLVEICNRYGLRGTFNLNSGTLGNPGRIEVGEVAELYAGHEVAVHTVTHPTLPYVPNELLTEEIMEDRKALEQLVGYPVRGMAYPNGGYDRALSTKLEWLGIDYARTVESHGRYTLPDRPLEWHPTCHHNHDLAAHAERFIQHSKTGTPLLLYVWGHSYEFNDNGNWEIIEQFGEQIGGRNDIWYATNIEVIAYWKAVQRLECSADRSIIHNPSAIPVWFAADQQIVEVQGGETLRLSERIKV; translated from the coding sequence ATGGGACATCGTATTCAGTTTGACCGTTATCCAGGTGGTGTGATGAAAGCGCTGACGCTCAGTTATGACGATGGAGTGGTACATGATCGCAGACTGGTGGAAATCTGTAATCGGTATGGCCTGCGGGGAACATTTAATCTGAACTCCGGTACCCTGGGTAATCCAGGTCGCATTGAGGTGGGGGAAGTCGCTGAACTGTATGCGGGGCATGAAGTGGCCGTTCATACGGTTACTCACCCTACGCTGCCTTATGTTCCGAATGAACTCCTGACCGAAGAGATTATGGAGGACCGAAAAGCATTGGAGCAGCTTGTCGGTTATCCGGTACGAGGCATGGCTTATCCCAATGGAGGGTATGACCGTGCGCTAAGTACAAAGCTGGAGTGGCTTGGTATCGATTATGCTCGTACCGTTGAATCACATGGCAGATACACGTTGCCAGACCGTCCCCTTGAATGGCATCCGACCTGCCATCATAACCATGATCTGGCGGCACATGCCGAGCGTTTTATCCAACATTCCAAAACAGGTACGCCACTATTACTCTATGTCTGGGGTCACAGCTATGAGTTCAATGACAACGGCAACTGGGAGATCATCGAACAGTTCGGTGAGCAGATTGGCGGCAGGAACGACATCTGGTACGCGACGAACATCGAAGTGATTGCCTACTGGAAAGCGGTGCAACGACTGGAGTGTTCAGCTGATCGATCCATCATCCATAATCCGTCTGCCATCCCGGTTTGGTTCGCGGCAGATCAGCAGATTGTTGAAGTGCAAGGCGGAGAGACATTGCGGCTAAGCGAACGAATCAAGGTATAA
- a CDS encoding glycoside hydrolase family 88 protein, with the protein MYDSIPDILTTVAQRYIGDHPKHSFLFRAYHQGGFRRLGDYRYDLNLNEKCVEAHAGQYVYVWGKLWSEQNATLNTGLNCYSPVTIYVNGEEVFKSELLQELFPERRTQIPISVNYGWNDVLLCFVKTEVGFGGIYGTASFKNFPLHFLTPGADRQGQEGWLYSDPVDEPVLSLPRDGMTEEETGLTWYPRKAWTDEEQSVGSFARIFGTEQPAVAYAWSRLDVTLLGTSPVILKGRHDGALTLYVDGTEVYSAESSGNFRVELPRRYGSSDLVAKGVIQAVGDSWGFTLEDAEHLDSTGWRLKPPHPVAGCSDPWLYSGVFAPGAEPSHTDIVSTDTVFDDGAQGVYWRVDLPNTHVRPYLENTHYGKWNYPLGVTLLGLLQTGQELGRDDYMQYVRQHIELSTSFDRYGLWDREGYGAAGINNQLSAIDSLDDCGSFGSTLLAAMELGDIRGGRDTADRIAGYITDEQERLEDGAFYRVRGSGEMRQETMWCDDLYMSTPFLMRYGQLTGDGAYWDDAVNQFLMFRKYLYLPEQQIMSHVYDFVRGRATGIPWGRGNGWVLFSLTELLSILPSDHVKRPELLSFYRDLSQGYLALQGENGLWHQVLNRPDSYEETSCTSMFIYAYARGIREGWLEQPEPYLEAVRKGWEGMTRLSIDYKGNIYGVCRGSGYSFTALYYRDDLGWNLNDTHGIGIVLLAGIEAHKMNQQLSEVSFDSSVTAAQR; encoded by the coding sequence GTGTACGATTCAATTCCGGATATATTGACAACGGTGGCTCAGCGTTATATCGGCGATCATCCGAAACATTCCTTTTTGTTCAGAGCCTATCATCAGGGAGGTTTTCGCAGGCTAGGGGATTATCGCTACGACCTGAATTTGAATGAGAAATGCGTAGAGGCTCATGCGGGGCAGTACGTATATGTATGGGGCAAATTATGGAGCGAGCAGAATGCAACGTTAAATACAGGCCTGAACTGTTATAGTCCGGTGACGATCTATGTGAATGGTGAAGAGGTATTCAAGTCTGAGTTGTTGCAGGAATTATTTCCCGAGCGAAGAACCCAGATTCCGATTTCCGTGAACTATGGCTGGAATGATGTGTTGCTATGTTTTGTCAAAACAGAAGTGGGATTCGGCGGTATCTACGGAACAGCCTCGTTCAAAAATTTCCCGCTGCACTTCCTCACTCCTGGGGCAGATCGTCAGGGACAGGAGGGCTGGTTATATTCGGACCCCGTAGATGAACCTGTACTATCTCTTCCTCGTGACGGCATGACGGAAGAAGAAACAGGTCTTACCTGGTATCCGCGCAAGGCGTGGACAGATGAGGAGCAGAGCGTGGGTTCTTTTGCCCGCATCTTCGGCACGGAACAACCAGCTGTGGCCTACGCATGGTCCAGATTGGATGTAACCTTGCTAGGAACATCACCAGTTATTTTAAAAGGTCGTCATGATGGAGCATTGACCCTGTATGTGGATGGCACGGAAGTATACTCTGCTGAAAGTAGCGGTAACTTCCGCGTTGAACTCCCGCGCCGCTACGGTTCATCTGATCTGGTCGCGAAAGGTGTAATCCAGGCAGTTGGTGACTCCTGGGGATTCACGTTGGAAGATGCCGAGCATTTGGATTCCACAGGCTGGAGACTGAAACCTCCTCATCCGGTTGCTGGATGTTCTGACCCTTGGCTGTACTCAGGTGTGTTTGCTCCCGGTGCTGAACCATCCCACACGGACATTGTGAGCACGGATACTGTGTTCGATGATGGCGCCCAAGGTGTATATTGGCGGGTAGATCTTCCGAATACACATGTTCGTCCCTATCTGGAGAATACACATTACGGAAAGTGGAATTATCCGCTCGGTGTTACCTTGCTTGGACTTCTCCAAACGGGACAGGAATTGGGTCGGGATGATTACATGCAGTACGTGCGGCAACATATTGAACTGAGCACTTCATTTGATCGCTATGGTCTATGGGATCGGGAAGGGTACGGTGCGGCAGGGATTAATAATCAACTGTCTGCCATCGACAGTCTGGATGATTGCGGTTCGTTTGGGTCTACGCTGCTTGCTGCGATGGAGTTGGGCGATATTCGTGGGGGAAGAGATACCGCGGATCGGATTGCGGGCTACATTACGGATGAGCAGGAACGTCTGGAAGATGGTGCCTTTTACCGGGTTCGTGGCAGTGGAGAGATGCGTCAGGAGACGATGTGGTGTGATGACTTATACATGAGTACACCTTTTCTGATGCGGTATGGTCAGTTGACAGGTGATGGGGCGTATTGGGATGATGCGGTCAATCAGTTCCTGATGTTCCGTAAGTACCTCTATCTTCCTGAACAACAGATCATGTCCCATGTGTATGATTTTGTGCGTGGTCGGGCGACAGGTATTCCGTGGGGACGGGGAAACGGCTGGGTGCTATTCTCATTAACCGAACTGTTATCCATCCTACCGAGTGATCATGTGAAACGGCCGGAATTGCTAAGTTTCTATCGTGATTTAAGTCAAGGTTATTTGGCGCTGCAAGGGGAAAATGGACTGTGGCATCAGGTCTTGAACCGCCCGGATTCGTATGAAGAGACTTCCTGCACATCCATGTTCATCTACGCCTATGCACGTGGCATTCGTGAAGGTTGGCTGGAACAGCCGGAGCCTTATCTGGAGGCCGTACGCAAAGGATGGGAAGGCATGACGCGCTTGTCGATTGATTACAAAGGCAATATATATGGGGTATGCCGGGGCTCCGGGTACTCGTTTACCGCCTTGTATTATCGCGATGATCTGGGGTGGAATCTGAACGATACCCATGGAATCGGCATTGTGCTCTTGGCTGGCATTGAGGCGCATAAAATGAACCAGCAGCTAAGCGAGGTGTCTTTCGATTCTTCGGTTACAGCCGCGCAGCGCTGA
- a CDS encoding MBL fold metallo-hydrolase: MKRTEEMSMTEGIHRVKITMSFPLRWVNSYVLSQPDGTITIIDPGPRNSETELEWHEALADLGLSFDNIHQIVLTHHHPDHLGLSGWMQQMTGAAVRMSARSRQEADYMWGPDSHINILLPDYYGSHGMPEDKTEQMHEHMKAFTSQITPLPKVTPIEDGEWLDMGGKRWVAVETGGHAPGHLSFYAPESMEILCGDAVLPQISPNISLQPGSDPEPLLSYMEGLHRLGALNVKQAYPGHRNPFAQFNERTVHLLAHHEERLQKMTERIQESPANAYDICVHMFGNRLGTHQLRFAMSETLAHLQELIRRKVVKQEKQPDGTFYFRF, from the coding sequence ATGAAGCGAACAGAAGAGATGTCCATGACAGAGGGCATACACCGGGTCAAGATTACCATGTCTTTTCCCTTGCGATGGGTCAACAGTTATGTGTTGTCTCAACCAGATGGAACGATCACGATTATAGACCCGGGGCCGCGTAATTCGGAAACGGAACTGGAGTGGCATGAAGCGCTGGCAGATCTCGGTCTGTCCTTTGACAATATCCATCAAATTGTGTTGACTCATCATCACCCGGATCATCTTGGGTTGTCAGGTTGGATGCAACAGATGACGGGGGCAGCCGTTCGAATGTCCGCAAGATCCCGCCAAGAGGCCGATTATATGTGGGGACCTGATTCACATATTAATATATTATTACCTGATTATTATGGAAGCCACGGAATGCCGGAAGACAAGACAGAGCAGATGCATGAACATATGAAGGCATTTACTTCACAGATCACACCACTTCCGAAGGTGACACCTATTGAAGACGGTGAGTGGCTCGATATGGGCGGGAAACGTTGGGTTGCTGTGGAGACGGGTGGACATGCCCCCGGTCATTTATCCTTTTATGCCCCGGAGTCCATGGAGATTCTGTGCGGAGATGCCGTATTGCCCCAGATTTCACCGAATATCAGTCTGCAACCGGGCAGTGATCCTGAGCCTTTATTGTCTTATATGGAAGGATTGCATCGTCTCGGGGCTCTGAATGTCAAGCAGGCGTATCCGGGGCATCGGAATCCTTTTGCACAGTTCAATGAACGGACAGTTCATCTGCTCGCTCATCACGAGGAACGCCTTCAGAAGATGACGGAGCGAATTCAGGAGTCACCGGCGAATGCCTATGACATCTGTGTGCACATGTTTGGCAATCGACTTGGCACCCATCAACTGCGATTTGCCATGAGTGAGACATTGGCCCATTTGCAGGAGTTAATTCGACGCAAAGTAGTGAAGCAAGAGAAGCAACCGGATGGCACGTTCTATTTTCGATTCTAA
- a CDS encoding glycoside hydrolase 43 family protein: MSTTQSEQQRLDPVWVADQGDGTYRNPILHADYSDPDVIRVGDDFYMTASSFSHTPGLPILHSKDLVNWRLVRYAIDRLDLPGYDVPLHGKGVWAPSIRYHDGKYWIFFSTPDEGIFMTTADHPEGEWSPLHLVHEVKGWIDPCPLWDEDGQAYLVHAFAHSRSGIKSKIQVCRMAADGRKLLDEGLIVFDGTEHHPTIEGPKFYKREGYYYIFAPAGGVKPGWQTVLRSQQVFGPYEDRIVIHQGASSVNGPHQGGYVELVSGQSWFIHFQDRDAYGRIVHLQPMTWTEDGWPIIGIDREGHGTGEPVDVHVKPDVGAVYPINVPDVSDNFQADHLGLQWQWQANSRPEWADVGTERGLVLPAHPYPEGIQSLFGTPHLLLQKLPASEFVATTKLTFLPGQEGDQSGLIMFGDSYASLCLLQTEDGTIRLSLIRGAKRADSHLHADEWEETGLDWEGDGSQVTGWTVHLRLTLTEPGLCQFSWSEDGAEFQPIGTPFNATTALWVGAKMGIFAVNTRFANRGGQGVFRYFNVKEIRD, from the coding sequence ATGAGTACAACACAATCAGAACAACAAAGATTGGACCCGGTCTGGGTCGCGGATCAGGGAGACGGTACATACCGCAATCCGATTCTGCATGCGGATTATTCGGATCCGGATGTGATTCGTGTAGGAGATGACTTCTATATGACGGCATCGAGTTTCTCGCATACCCCGGGGCTACCGATTTTACATTCGAAGGACCTGGTGAACTGGCGGCTTGTCCGATATGCCATAGATCGGCTGGATCTGCCAGGATATGATGTACCTCTTCATGGCAAAGGCGTATGGGCACCCAGCATTCGGTATCACGACGGAAAGTACTGGATCTTCTTCAGCACACCGGATGAGGGCATCTTTATGACCACGGCCGATCACCCTGAGGGCGAGTGGTCGCCGCTGCATCTCGTTCATGAAGTGAAGGGCTGGATTGACCCTTGTCCTTTATGGGATGAGGATGGGCAAGCCTATCTGGTTCATGCTTTTGCCCATAGTCGCAGTGGGATCAAGAGCAAAATTCAGGTGTGCCGGATGGCTGCGGATGGAAGGAAACTTCTGGACGAAGGGTTGATCGTCTTTGATGGGACCGAACATCATCCGACCATTGAAGGGCCTAAGTTCTACAAGCGCGAGGGGTATTATTATATTTTTGCTCCGGCTGGAGGCGTGAAGCCGGGGTGGCAGACGGTTTTGCGTTCCCAACAGGTATTTGGGCCCTATGAGGATCGAATTGTTATACATCAGGGAGCTTCGTCGGTCAATGGACCTCATCAGGGAGGATACGTGGAGCTGGTATCGGGGCAGTCCTGGTTTATTCATTTTCAGGATCGGGATGCCTATGGGCGAATTGTTCATCTTCAGCCGATGACGTGGACGGAAGACGGCTGGCCTATTATTGGAATAGACCGTGAAGGTCATGGAACGGGTGAACCTGTGGATGTACACGTCAAACCGGATGTAGGAGCAGTCTATCCTATTAATGTACCTGATGTATCCGATAATTTTCAGGCTGATCATCTGGGGTTGCAATGGCAATGGCAGGCGAACTCCCGTCCCGAGTGGGCTGATGTAGGTACGGAAAGAGGACTGGTATTACCTGCTCATCCATACCCGGAGGGCATTCAGTCTTTGTTTGGTACACCTCATCTTCTCTTGCAGAAGCTGCCCGCATCTGAATTTGTGGCGACGACCAAGCTCACGTTCCTCCCTGGACAGGAAGGGGATCAGTCAGGTCTCATCATGTTTGGTGATTCGTATGCAAGCCTGTGTCTGTTACAGACAGAAGACGGCACCATTCGGTTATCGTTGATTCGTGGAGCCAAACGTGCAGACAGCCATCTGCATGCAGATGAATGGGAGGAAACGGGACTGGACTGGGAGGGCGATGGTTCGCAGGTAACCGGCTGGACCGTTCATCTTCGGCTTACCCTGACAGAACCGGGCTTGTGCCAGTTCAGTTGGAGTGAGGACGGAGCGGAGTTTCAGCCGATCGGTACACCGTTTAACGCCACAACAGCCCTCTGGGTTGGTGCAAAAATGGGGATCTTTGCTGTAAACACACGGTTCGCGAATCGTGGAGGTCAGGGTGTTTTTCGTTATTTTAACGTGAAGGAAATTCGGGATTAG